The Algoriphagus sp. TR-M9 genome has a window encoding:
- a CDS encoding PorT family protein — protein sequence MKKYLLLFCLMALVQASFAASWPSTDPVTPSDSVVVEFGKSGRIVILVESKEDFEKLKLMNINQIIRELDLEEDDESGEITIVEIKKKDGTSKQVVKVTEDGAETEVYIGGMRLLVDETGSSTKVRLEPGLRRKQDPPFRTYFNLDLGVNNYLEDGNFPTSDKPYSVKGWGSWNVGINWMAAQRISKGFYWDFGLGFQFYNFKFENRDYQAVRGDDQVAFIQRNDVDGFKSKISASYITAMTMLELDFGKMNDNGRRGLRVAAGPYVGYRLGGQSKYVYRELGGSGRRKDKQDTGLYLNNLRYGIRGEIGVGRINFFTTYDLNTLFQEGKGPELNPITFGIVF from the coding sequence ATGAAAAAATACCTTCTATTATTTTGCCTGATGGCCCTAGTACAGGCAAGCTTTGCGGCTAGCTGGCCATCCACAGACCCAGTCACTCCTAGCGATAGCGTGGTGGTAGAATTTGGGAAATCCGGTCGAATCGTCATCCTGGTAGAGAGCAAAGAAGACTTTGAAAAGCTCAAACTGATGAATATCAATCAAATCATCCGGGAATTAGATCTCGAAGAAGATGATGAATCAGGAGAAATAACCATAGTAGAAATCAAGAAAAAAGACGGTACCTCTAAGCAAGTAGTCAAAGTAACCGAAGACGGAGCTGAGACAGAAGTTTATATAGGCGGAATGCGACTGCTGGTGGACGAAACCGGTTCCAGTACCAAGGTGCGCCTGGAGCCTGGCCTCAGGAGAAAGCAAGACCCTCCGTTCAGAACCTATTTCAACCTGGACCTAGGTGTGAATAACTACCTGGAAGACGGTAACTTCCCTACCTCAGATAAACCATACTCCGTCAAAGGATGGGGAAGCTGGAATGTAGGCATCAATTGGATGGCTGCACAGCGCATCTCCAAAGGATTCTATTGGGATTTCGGACTCGGATTTCAGTTTTACAATTTCAAGTTTGAAAACAGAGACTACCAGGCAGTACGTGGGGATGACCAGGTAGCGTTTATCCAAAGAAACGATGTGGATGGTTTCAAAAGTAAAATCTCCGCCTCTTACATTACGGCTATGACCATGCTGGAACTGGATTTTGGTAAGATGAATGACAATGGACGCCGTGGACTCAGAGTAGCTGCCGGACCCTATGTAGGTTATAGATTAGGTGGTCAATCAAAGTATGTCTATCGTGAGCTGGGCGGATCCGGACGTCGCAAGGACAAGCAAGACACCGGACTTTACCTGAATAATCTTCGGTACGGAATCAGAGGAGAAATAGGCGTAGGGAGGATAAACTTCTTCACCACCTACGATCTGAACACCCTGTTCCAAGAAGGCAAAGGTCCAGAGCTTAACCCGATTACTTTCGGAATAGTATTTTAA
- a CDS encoding DUF4097 family beta strand repeat-containing protein, with the protein MKQFFKFSTLAIAMTLICLGAYAQEVIVDTQKSYSNISAIEVSGGWLDVSYTGGSSSEVNVDAYLESNDEEQDIIFVTVGDVLKISYERSSRNSSWGNNRNKGYIKITGPKEIALSLKNSSGTVDVDGVSNEETNLRVSSGKVNAQNIMGDLRVKASSGSLNLNNISGDVIAGVTSGNANISNVNGNLDYESTSGSLDADSIDGELSVSLTSGNAKLSNIGSLGRLKFTSGNIRASNAGLSGNTEFNGTSGNFKIQTDSDLKAFNFSLRASSGNLKVGGINTGRNLEIDNGAADWVKGSISSGNITIDN; encoded by the coding sequence ATGAAACAATTCTTCAAATTTTCGACTTTGGCAATAGCCATGACACTGATTTGCCTGGGTGCCTATGCTCAGGAGGTAATAGTAGACACGCAGAAATCCTATTCCAACATAAGCGCGATCGAAGTTAGCGGTGGCTGGCTGGATGTATCGTATACAGGTGGTAGCAGCTCTGAGGTCAATGTAGATGCCTACTTAGAATCCAACGATGAAGAGCAGGATATAATCTTTGTCACGGTGGGTGATGTACTGAAAATCTCATACGAACGCAGCAGCAGAAACTCTTCCTGGGGAAACAACCGCAACAAGGGATACATCAAAATCACCGGCCCAAAAGAAATTGCGCTTAGCCTTAAAAACTCATCAGGAACAGTGGACGTGGACGGTGTGAGCAATGAAGAAACCAATCTACGCGTATCCTCCGGCAAAGTAAACGCTCAGAACATTATGGGAGACCTGAGAGTAAAAGCCAGTTCTGGTTCCCTGAACCTAAACAACATCTCCGGAGATGTCATAGCTGGAGTCACTTCTGGCAATGCCAATATCAGCAATGTCAATGGCAACCTGGATTACGAGTCCACCAGTGGCTCACTAGACGCAGATAGCATTGACGGGGAGCTCAGCGTATCCCTTACTTCTGGCAATGCCAAACTGAGCAACATTGGCTCCCTGGGCAGACTAAAGTTCACCTCGGGTAATATCCGGGCCAGCAATGCCGGACTTAGCGGAAACACCGAATTCAACGGAACTTCAGGAAACTTTAAAATCCAGACAGATTCAGACCTCAAAGCCTTCAATTTTTCCCTTCGGGCCTCATCTGGAAACCTAAAAGTGGGGGGAATCAATACGGGAAGGAATCTAGAAATCGACAATGGCGCAGCTGACTGGGTGAAAGGCTCCATCTCCTCAGGAAACATTACTATAGACAACTAA
- a CDS encoding PadR family transcriptional regulator, protein MNVANTQIQMRKGLLEFCVLHIISRGEVYTSDLIEELTEAQMIVVEGTLYPLLNRLKSAALVEYRWVESESGPPRKYYSITEEGKAFLEVLVSTWDSLVNSTHLITSKISS, encoded by the coding sequence ATGAATGTCGCCAACACACAGATTCAAATGCGCAAAGGACTCCTGGAGTTTTGCGTGTTGCATATCATCTCACGAGGTGAGGTTTACACTTCGGATCTGATCGAAGAGCTGACAGAAGCTCAAATGATCGTGGTAGAGGGCACGCTGTATCCCTTACTCAATCGCCTGAAGTCTGCCGCGTTGGTGGAATATCGCTGGGTAGAATCCGAATCGGGACCACCAAGAAAATATTACTCCATCACTGAGGAGGGTAAAGCTTTTCTGGAAGTGCTGGTCAGCACCTGGGATTCCCTGGTCAATTCCACCCATCTAATCACCTCAAAAATTTCATCATGA
- a CDS encoding ferredoxin--NADP reductase, whose translation MFNLFKKKKPAAKSNTYLPLKVREVVKETSDTVTIYFEQPEPFLEYKPGQFLTLVMDFEGKEQRRSYSLCTSPFVDPFPGISVKRVSEGLFSNFLNEKVFPGKTINVLKPLGNFTTDFHSQNQKHFFLVAAGSGITPIMGILKSVLVNEPKSKVTLLYCSRNEEQIIFKKQLDALVEKNPARLEVIHNLSQPAESWTGMRGRLSKEKLREFAQSAESDASFQKEYFACGPEGIMDNFEEVLQELGVPSGQVHRESFYSAAADQAHEAATHGQTGGILTRDITVVLEGEEHAVTVTPDKTILEAGLAQDLNMPYSCQSGLCTACRGKLLSGEVKMDEDAGLSPNEKEAGYVLCCVSRPLTDDVKVTIE comes from the coding sequence ATGTTCAATTTATTCAAGAAAAAGAAACCGGCGGCCAAGTCAAATACTTACTTGCCGCTGAAAGTGAGAGAGGTAGTCAAGGAAACATCGGATACGGTCACCATTTATTTTGAACAGCCAGAGCCATTTTTAGAATACAAACCGGGGCAGTTTTTGACTTTGGTGATGGATTTTGAAGGCAAGGAGCAGCGCAGATCTTACAGTCTTTGCACTTCGCCTTTTGTAGATCCATTTCCGGGAATATCCGTCAAGCGGGTTTCTGAGGGTTTGTTTTCCAATTTTCTGAACGAAAAAGTATTTCCAGGCAAAACCATCAATGTGTTGAAGCCACTGGGAAACTTCACCACTGATTTTCATTCCCAAAACCAAAAGCACTTTTTCCTGGTCGCAGCAGGATCTGGAATTACCCCCATCATGGGGATCTTAAAGTCAGTTTTGGTCAATGAGCCTAAGTCCAAGGTTACGCTTTTGTATTGTAGTAGAAACGAAGAGCAGATCATCTTCAAGAAGCAATTGGATGCCCTGGTGGAAAAGAATCCTGCTAGACTTGAAGTGATTCATAATCTGAGCCAACCAGCTGAATCCTGGACCGGAATGAGGGGCCGCCTGAGTAAAGAAAAGTTACGTGAGTTTGCTCAAAGTGCCGAATCTGATGCTTCTTTCCAAAAGGAATACTTTGCCTGTGGACCCGAGGGAATCATGGATAATTTCGAAGAGGTGCTTCAGGAGCTTGGCGTGCCATCTGGGCAGGTTCACCGTGAAAGTTTTTATTCTGCAGCGGCAGATCAAGCGCATGAGGCTGCTACACATGGTCAAACTGGAGGTATTTTGACTCGGGATATTACGGTAGTATTGGAAGGAGAGGAGCATGCAGTGACAGTCACGCCGGACAAGACCATATTAGAAGCCGGACTGGCGCAGGACTTAAATATGCCTTACAGCTGCCAAAGTGGACTTTGTACCGCATGTAGAGGTAAACTGCTGAGTGGTGAGGTGAAAATGGACGAAGATGCAGGCCTAAGTCCCAATGAGAAGGAAGCAGGTTATGTACTTTGCTGTGTGTCCCGGCCACTGACTGATGATGTGAAAGTCACCATAGAATAA
- a CDS encoding GIY-YIG nuclease family protein: MDFSVYILYSRSLDKFYIGYTANFTARLAYHNSTQNKIWTKRGQPWEVHLLIDRLEKSQALKMEKHLKKMKSRNYLINLKADPSAIDALIQRFRKSI; this comes from the coding sequence ATGGATTTTTCAGTATATATCCTGTATTCCAGGAGTTTGGACAAATTCTACATTGGATATACAGCTAATTTCACAGCAAGGTTAGCTTATCACAACAGTACCCAAAATAAAATCTGGACGAAAAGAGGACAGCCTTGGGAAGTTCATCTGCTAATTGACAGGCTAGAAAAATCCCAAGCTTTGAAGATGGAAAAACACCTAAAAAAAATGAAGTCCAGAAATTATCTTATTAATCTAAAAGCCGATCCTTCGGCAATCGATGCGCTGATACAAAGATTTAGGAAAAGCATCTGA
- a CDS encoding MBL fold metallo-hydrolase RNA specificity domain-containing protein: MDVTVKFLGAAGTVTGSRYLVDLGDFEFLVDCGLFQGKRELRRRNWDKFPMPPTDMEAIILTHAHMDHIGSLPKLVKDGFSGPIYCTPATAELAKVLLLDSGKLQEEEAEYARKKGYSRHENPEPLYTVEDAEAVFPLFAPQNFKKPFEIHPSVKVTYYHAGHILGAASVKIQILGDSQSKNLVFSGDLGRYHDPILFPPTLIPEADAVWIESTYGDRISKPVKAEEELANAINEIFEKDGVAIIPAFAVGRTQLVMYYLYQLLRKGKIPSVPIYLDSPMAINVSKLYKDFHQDHQLIAVLDEKDQHPFQHAQLHYYRKQEQSRTLNELKGKAIIISASGMATGGRVLHHLFHHLPHEKNGVIFVGYQAEGTRGRRLVDGEPEVRIFGLEVPVKAKIYSIEGLSAHADQDELMEWAEGFSEKPKLAFIVHGEPDSAELLANKLSNELGWNTIIPNYLESVLLFKNI; the protein is encoded by the coding sequence ATGGACGTAACCGTAAAGTTTCTTGGTGCCGCGGGTACCGTGACTGGCTCCAGGTATTTAGTGGATCTAGGAGATTTTGAATTTCTAGTGGATTGTGGACTCTTTCAGGGCAAAAGAGAATTGAGAAGGAGAAACTGGGACAAATTCCCCATGCCTCCTACCGACATGGAGGCCATCATTCTCACCCACGCGCACATGGATCATATCGGCTCCTTGCCCAAACTCGTGAAAGATGGATTTTCAGGGCCGATTTATTGCACACCTGCTACTGCGGAGCTTGCGAAGGTACTTTTACTAGACTCTGGTAAATTGCAAGAAGAAGAAGCTGAATATGCTCGCAAAAAAGGGTATTCAAGGCATGAGAACCCAGAGCCCTTATACACGGTAGAAGATGCCGAGGCTGTTTTCCCGCTTTTTGCACCGCAGAATTTCAAAAAACCATTTGAAATCCACCCCTCAGTCAAAGTTACGTACTACCATGCAGGTCATATTCTGGGCGCCGCCTCTGTCAAAATCCAAATCCTAGGAGACTCCCAGTCCAAAAACCTGGTGTTTTCGGGAGATCTGGGCAGGTATCATGACCCCATCTTATTTCCCCCTACCTTGATTCCTGAAGCAGACGCCGTGTGGATAGAATCCACCTACGGGGATAGGATCTCCAAGCCCGTCAAAGCCGAGGAAGAACTAGCCAATGCCATCAATGAGATATTTGAAAAGGATGGGGTAGCCATCATACCAGCTTTTGCCGTAGGCCGTACGCAGCTTGTGATGTACTATTTGTACCAGTTGCTGCGCAAAGGAAAAATCCCATCCGTACCCATCTACTTGGATTCACCCATGGCGATCAATGTCTCCAAGCTCTACAAGGATTTTCATCAGGACCACCAGCTCATAGCCGTACTTGACGAAAAGGATCAGCACCCATTTCAGCATGCTCAGCTTCATTATTATAGAAAACAGGAGCAGTCCCGTACGCTCAATGAACTCAAAGGAAAGGCAATCATCATTTCAGCGAGTGGAATGGCCACGGGAGGCAGGGTACTTCACCATCTTTTTCATCACTTGCCACATGAGAAAAACGGGGTGATTTTCGTGGGGTATCAAGCCGAGGGCACACGCGGAAGAAGACTGGTAGACGGAGAGCCTGAAGTAAGGATCTTCGGTTTGGAAGTCCCGGTGAAGGCAAAAATCTACAGCATAGAAGGACTTTCGGCCCATGCGGATCAGGATGAACTGATGGAATGGGCAGAGGGCTTCAGCGAAAAACCAAAGCTGGCTTTTATAGTACATGGGGAGCCGGATAGCGCCGAACTACTGGCAAACAAGCTATCGAATGAACTGGGCTGGAATACCATAATCCCGAATTACCTGGAATCAGTCCTACTTTTCAAAAACATTTAG
- the purB gene encoding adenylosuccinate lyase: protein MELNALTAVTSVDGRYAGKTAPLRAYFSEFALIKYRVHVEVEYFIALCELPLPQLADFDPALFTELRGIVSNFSLEDAHTIKETEKITNHDVKAVEYFLKEKFDGLGLEKYKEFIHFGLTSQDINNTATPLMLKEGLEQVILPQLDQVISKLKTLAIEWKAIPMLAKTHGQPASPTRLGKELEVFIVRLQKQVELLNHVPYSAKFGGATGNMNAHQVAYPSFAWNEFAFKFVSEYLGLERSYPTTQIEHYDNLAATFDSLKRINTILLDLAKDVWQYVAMNYFKQKIKAGEIGSSAMPHKVNPIDFENAEGNLGIANALLEHLAAKLPISRLQRDLTDSTVLRIIGVPLGHMQISFESLLKGLGKLELNQAAIQADLEDNWAVVAEAIQTVLRREGFPKPYEALKDLTRTNTKITEQSISEFISNLPISDELKKELSLISPFNYTGI from the coding sequence ATGGAATTAAATGCACTGACTGCGGTCACCTCTGTAGATGGACGCTACGCCGGCAAAACGGCACCTTTGAGAGCTTATTTTTCAGAATTTGCCCTGATCAAGTACCGGGTACATGTGGAAGTGGAGTATTTTATCGCGCTTTGCGAGCTGCCTTTACCACAGTTGGCGGATTTTGACCCCGCGCTGTTCACCGAGCTCAGAGGCATTGTCTCCAACTTTTCCCTAGAAGATGCTCATACGATCAAGGAAACCGAGAAAATCACCAATCATGACGTGAAAGCGGTAGAGTATTTTCTCAAAGAAAAATTCGATGGTTTGGGACTGGAGAAATACAAGGAATTCATACACTTTGGCCTGACTTCTCAGGACATCAATAACACGGCCACGCCACTGATGCTTAAAGAAGGCTTAGAGCAAGTGATTTTGCCTCAGCTGGATCAGGTAATCAGCAAACTAAAGACCCTAGCCATAGAATGGAAAGCTATTCCTATGCTTGCCAAAACGCATGGACAGCCGGCCTCTCCTACCCGACTCGGTAAAGAACTGGAAGTATTTATTGTGCGCCTGCAAAAGCAAGTGGAGCTGCTAAACCATGTGCCATATTCGGCCAAATTTGGCGGAGCCACAGGGAATATGAATGCCCATCAGGTCGCCTATCCTTCCTTTGCCTGGAATGAGTTTGCATTCAAATTCGTCAGTGAATACCTAGGTTTAGAGCGCAGCTATCCCACCACACAAATCGAGCATTACGACAACCTAGCGGCTACTTTTGACAGCCTAAAACGCATCAACACCATTCTCTTGGATCTGGCAAAGGATGTATGGCAATACGTGGCTATGAACTATTTCAAGCAAAAGATCAAAGCCGGAGAGATAGGTTCCTCAGCCATGCCGCACAAGGTCAACCCCATTGATTTTGAAAATGCGGAAGGGAATCTAGGCATTGCCAATGCGCTTCTGGAACACCTGGCTGCCAAGCTTCCGATTAGTCGACTGCAGCGGGATCTGACGGACAGCACTGTTTTGAGAATTATAGGTGTGCCACTGGGGCATATGCAGATTTCCTTCGAATCTCTCCTGAAAGGCCTAGGTAAACTGGAATTAAACCAAGCTGCTATACAAGCGGATCTGGAGGATAACTGGGCAGTAGTAGCAGAAGCAATCCAGACCGTATTGAGAAGAGAAGGCTTCCCGAAACCTTACGAAGCCCTGAAAGACCTGACCAGAACCAACACCAAAATCACGGAACAGTCAATTTCAGAATTCATCTCTAACCTGCCTATTTCAGATGAGCTGAAAAAAGAGCTGAGCCTAATCTCACCCTTTAATTATACCGGAATCTGA
- the ctlX gene encoding citrulline utilization hydrolase CtlX — translation MQTTPHIMMVRPSNFGFNPETAMDNFYQKSDARSSEEIQKLAMQEFDAFVAMLRDQRVNVEVVEDTAKPVKPDALFPNNWISTHSDGKMLLYPMYSPNRRPERRKDLIERLMKKGYQVSEILDISFFEKDAQFLEGTGSMVMDHESKTIFASYSDRTHPIPLRYVGEILGYSVVGFHAVQEVKGELAPIYHTNVMMHIGTDLAVVCLDAIPKASEKQSVQRSLTQTGKKVIPITGKQKFNFAGNMLEVSNDGGEKFTVMSQTALDSLNVGQIQLIEKYTTIISPSIPTIEKLGGGSARCMMAELFLPKKN, via the coding sequence ATGCAGACTACTCCTCACATCATGATGGTTCGCCCATCCAACTTTGGGTTTAATCCGGAGACTGCTATGGATAATTTTTATCAGAAAAGTGATGCCAGGAGTTCTGAGGAAATCCAAAAACTAGCGATGCAGGAGTTTGATGCATTTGTGGCCATGCTCAGGGATCAGCGCGTGAATGTGGAGGTGGTGGAGGATACTGCCAAGCCTGTGAAACCTGATGCGCTTTTCCCAAATAACTGGATCAGCACGCATTCGGATGGGAAGATGCTACTCTATCCCATGTATTCTCCAAATAGAAGGCCGGAAAGGCGAAAGGATCTGATTGAGCGCTTAATGAAAAAAGGCTATCAGGTCAGTGAGATATTGGACATTAGTTTTTTTGAAAAGGATGCGCAGTTTCTCGAGGGAACTGGAAGCATGGTGATGGATCATGAGAGCAAAACGATATTTGCTTCTTATTCTGATCGCACTCATCCTATTCCTTTGCGCTATGTAGGGGAGATTTTGGGGTATAGCGTGGTGGGCTTTCATGCGGTACAGGAAGTCAAGGGTGAGCTGGCACCCATTTATCATACTAATGTTATGATGCATATTGGGACGGATTTGGCGGTAGTTTGCCTGGATGCAATCCCCAAAGCTTCTGAAAAACAAAGTGTACAGCGGAGTCTGACCCAAACCGGCAAAAAGGTGATTCCGATCACGGGAAAACAAAAGTTTAATTTTGCAGGCAATATGCTTGAAGTCAGCAATGATGGGGGAGAGAAATTCACTGTTATGTCCCAGACTGCCCTTGATAGCCTGAATGTAGGGCAGATTCAGTTGATAGAAAAATACACAACAATCATCAGTCCTTCCATTCCCACCATTGAAAAACTGGGGGGAGGAAGTGCTAGGTGCATGATGGCCGAATTGTTCCTGCCAAAGAAGAACTGA
- a CDS encoding RNA polymerase sigma factor, which produces MFSRTNFSTESGLIKGCLKGDRMAQRHLYDSYSGKFLAICIRYLKDREHAEDVMLEGFMKIFEKLPQYQAKGSFEGWMKRIMVTQALMTLRSNRHLMMEVNMESGSEYQDQNYELNHMETADLMQMVESLPVGYRTVFNLYAIEGFSHQEIANLLGITESTSKSQLNRARKTLKEKIASQNPIKRKING; this is translated from the coding sequence ATGTTCAGCAGAACCAATTTTTCTACAGAATCAGGATTGATCAAAGGTTGCCTCAAAGGCGACAGGATGGCGCAGCGCCATCTGTATGATTCCTACTCCGGGAAATTTCTGGCCATCTGCATCCGGTACCTCAAAGACCGGGAACATGCCGAAGATGTGATGCTAGAAGGCTTCATGAAAATCTTTGAAAAACTGCCTCAATACCAAGCAAAGGGCAGTTTCGAAGGATGGATGAAGCGCATCATGGTCACTCAGGCTTTGATGACATTGAGAAGCAATCGTCATCTCATGATGGAGGTCAATATGGAAAGCGGTTCTGAATACCAGGATCAAAACTATGAGCTCAATCACATGGAAACCGCAGATTTGATGCAAATGGTGGAAAGTCTCCCGGTAGGTTACCGGACAGTTTTCAACCTGTACGCCATCGAAGGTTTCTCCCACCAGGAAATAGCAAATCTCCTGGGTATAACAGAAAGTACCTCAAAGTCCCAGCTGAATCGAGCTAGAAAGACTTTGAAGGAAAAAATCGCCAGTCAAAACCCAATAAAAAGGAAAATCAATGGCTAA
- a CDS encoding LytTR family transcriptional regulator DNA-binding domain-containing protein, which produces MIIFPEKISEIEEKLVQGNSLRVQKSYWVNTAKIQTIKGNRIKTDRNEIPIGQTYRAEVSSLLG; this is translated from the coding sequence ATGATAATATTTCCAGAGAAAATCTCTGAGATAGAAGAGAAATTGGTACAGGGAAATTCCCTAAGGGTTCAGAAATCCTATTGGGTCAATACTGCTAAAATCCAAACCATCAAGGGTAATCGAATCAAAACTGATAGGAATGAAATTCCAATCGGGCAGACGTATAGAGCGGAGGTAAGTAGCTTGTTGGGGTAA
- a CDS encoding PspC domain-containing protein has product MKKTISINISGILFHIEEDGYDTLRKYLDAINRHFSSYKDNQEIISDIENRIAEIFLSNLKNNKQVITAENVDKLIEKMGTIADFASVEEEKIIAEEEEQAQSKEDFYKYVTPPNTEKGGYKKLVRLETKKILGGVCAGIANYFAIDPLWPRLIAILLLFSGNLHFNLGFLDILPFDDFRLNLSFGLFAAISYIVLWVILPVSYEVIEDKNIKKLYRNPDDKVIGGVASGLAAYFGIEVLYIRLALVLLILAGGSGFLIYLILWIITPVASSITERIRMKGGEITLDNIDSTIKQNMNPIPEKPESKTRQILLTPFRIIGQIIEAIGKALGPVGRLLLNIIRVIFGLFVFFLGLALTIAPIFSMAVYLGIFSNDDYRVLMDNFPIELFSNLIPIWLVIGASFLLIIPGIIIILLGLSVLMQKNLINGRFGLIALGLWLLCVGICAFQIPRIVAQFKEENWHKTEQTIPVTSGTMILRTNPIGEESTFNNVNLKLEGTADSLVTLREDFFSRGRTKAEAMNNAKMITYNYSILDSMVTFEEGYDISSLDVFRDQKLNLYLEIPYEKPFIMEQSLLAILRNTIYRNGYRSSDVSSNNVWAFNEKGLVCLTCREEIDMDEAEEEEDAESYEVDEVTREELDSISRAKYELSKIKVDSSQVTLD; this is encoded by the coding sequence ATGAAAAAGACGATAAGCATCAACATCAGTGGAATTCTTTTCCACATCGAAGAAGACGGTTATGATACGCTGAGGAAATACCTGGATGCGATCAATCGCCATTTTTCTTCCTATAAAGACAATCAGGAAATCATTTCTGATATAGAAAACCGTATTGCGGAGATCTTTCTGAGCAACCTGAAAAACAACAAACAGGTCATCACTGCCGAAAATGTGGACAAACTCATTGAAAAAATGGGAACCATAGCAGACTTTGCTTCTGTAGAGGAAGAGAAAATCATAGCCGAAGAGGAGGAGCAAGCGCAAAGCAAAGAAGATTTCTATAAGTACGTCACCCCTCCTAACACAGAAAAAGGCGGCTATAAAAAGCTCGTACGCCTGGAAACCAAGAAAATACTAGGTGGAGTTTGCGCCGGCATCGCCAATTACTTTGCCATAGACCCACTATGGCCAAGGCTGATAGCCATCTTGTTGCTTTTCTCAGGAAACCTCCACTTCAACTTAGGCTTCCTGGACATTCTACCTTTTGATGACTTTAGACTAAACCTAAGTTTCGGCTTGTTTGCAGCCATTTCTTACATAGTCCTTTGGGTGATTTTACCGGTTTCCTATGAGGTCATTGAAGATAAAAACATCAAGAAACTGTACCGTAACCCTGACGATAAGGTCATCGGCGGAGTAGCCAGCGGGCTTGCTGCGTATTTCGGAATCGAGGTGCTGTATATTAGGCTTGCTTTGGTTTTGTTGATTCTGGCAGGTGGTTCAGGTTTCCTGATTTACCTGATCCTATGGATCATTACTCCGGTAGCTAGTTCTATTACAGAGAGAATCCGAATGAAAGGCGGGGAGATCACCCTGGACAATATAGACTCTACCATCAAGCAGAACATGAATCCCATCCCAGAAAAACCGGAATCCAAAACCCGGCAGATTCTGCTGACCCCTTTTCGCATCATCGGGCAGATCATAGAAGCCATAGGCAAAGCCTTAGGCCCAGTGGGACGACTCTTGCTTAACATCATCCGAGTGATATTCGGCCTATTCGTATTCTTCCTCGGATTAGCACTTACGATTGCCCCCATATTCAGCATGGCGGTGTACCTGGGCATCTTCTCCAACGACGACTACAGAGTACTTATGGATAATTTCCCAATAGAGTTATTTTCTAACCTGATCCCGATCTGGTTGGTGATAGGAGCATCTTTCCTATTGATCATTCCAGGAATCATTATCATCCTATTGGGACTGAGTGTGCTCATGCAAAAAAACCTGATCAATGGCAGGTTTGGATTGATAGCCCTGGGACTATGGTTACTCTGTGTAGGTATATGTGCTTTCCAGATCCCGAGAATCGTGGCTCAGTTCAAAGAAGAAAACTGGCATAAAACCGAGCAGACTATCCCTGTCACTTCAGGTACTATGATCCTGCGGACCAATCCGATCGGCGAAGAGTCCACTTTCAACAATGTTAATCTCAAATTGGAAGGTACCGCTGACAGCCTAGTAACGCTGAGAGAGGATTTCTTCTCCCGAGGCAGAACCAAAGCTGAAGCCATGAACAATGCTAAAATGATCACCTATAATTACAGCATTTTGGATTCCATGGTGACCTTTGAAGAGGGCTATGATATCAGCAGTCTGGATGTATTCCGGGACCAAAAGCTCAACCTGTATCTTGAGATTCCTTATGAGAAGCCATTTATTATGGAGCAGTCGCTTCTAGCAATCCTGAGAAACACCATTTATAGAAATGGCTATAGATCCAGTGATGTCTCTTCCAACAATGTCTGGGCATTCAACGAAAAAGGGCTGGTTTGCCTGACCTGTAGAGAGGAAATAGACATGGACGAAGCAGAAGAGGAGGAGGACGCTGAATCTTACGAGGTGGATGAGGTTACCCGAGAGGAACTCGACAGCATCAGCAGGGCAAAATACGAGCTCAGCAAAATCAAAGTAGACAGTTCCCAAGTGACCCTGGACTAA